The Stutzerimonas stutzeri DNA window CATCGCGTTCGCCTGGTACCTCAAGGGCAAGTGCCCACCCGGTTTTCAGGCAGCGTCCGACTCCGGTTCTGCGGCGAATCTGCCGCTGCTCAGTGGGCCTGGGCATTGAGCGTGGCGGCCGCCCGGTCTTCTCCGGTGACCTGCGGGAAATCGTGCAGCTGCCAGGCAAAATAGCCCGAGCGGAAGTAGAACACCCGCGTGTAGCCCCAGCTGACAGCCATGCGCGCCGCTTCCGCGCTGCGCGGGCAGACTTCGCTGTCGCAGTAGATCACCAGCGGCAGCTCGCGGGGCCATTCCGGCCCGGCCAGGCTCACGAAGTCACTGGCGAGATCGAAATGTACGGCGCCTTCCACATGTCCCCACAGCCATTCCCGATCAGCACGGACGTCAATGAACACTGCGCCCAGCTCGTGCAGTCGCTTGGCCTGAAAGACGTTGACGGTCATCGCCCCGTCGACATTGTCCGGGGCCTCGGCAGCATGCGCGCCAAACGAAACCACGACCAACAGCACAACCAGTATGCGCCGCATCTTTGCCCTCCTCGTCCCAGGCCGGGACATGGATGCGCTCAGCTAAGCCAAGCCGATACGGTGTTGGAATATGGGGGATTCAGGAGGTTCCGATCAGGCCGACGAGGGGCTCGATCAGCCGGGATCAGGGCTTCTGACGGGCCTTGTGCAGCTTGCTCATCAGCTCGGCTTCGGACTGCGACAGCCCACAGGACTGGGTCAGGTCGTCGATGCTGGCGCCCATGCCGACCAGCTTGGCGGCCTGGGACAGCGCGAAGTTGTTGGGATCGCGCTGCTCCAGCTGAGTGAGCTTGTCCGGCAACGGGGCAACGGTACGGCTCAGTTCGCGTAGCTCGTCGCCCATGCGCAGGCTGCCCTCCAGATAGGCATCCAGACGGCTGCTCAGCTCCTTGATTCGCTTGTCCCTGCTGGCGTCACGCTGCTGCTGTTGCTCGGCCAGCAGGCGCTGCCGTCTGAGCAGCCACAGGCAGAACCCCAGCAGTCCCAGACAGCAGAAGGCCAGCGCAACCAGCGATGCGACCAGCGACGCGATCAGCATGTATCAGATGCTCTCAAGCTCGGCCCATTCTTCTTCGCTCATCATCTTGTCGAGTTCGACCAGAATCAGCAGCTCGCCGTTCTTGTTGCAAACGCCCTGAATGAACTTGGCGGATTCGTCGTTGCCCACGTTCGGCGCGGTTTCGATCTCGGACTGGCGGAGGTAGACCACCTCGGCAACGCTATCGACCATGATGCCGATGACCTGGCGGTCGGCTTCGATGATCACGATGCGGGTGTTGTCCGACACCGGCGCCGGCTCCAGACCGAAGCGCTGGCGGGTATCGATGACCGTGACCACGTTTCCGCGCAGGTTGATGATGCCCAGCACATAGCTAGGTGCACCCGGCACCGGAGCGATCTCGGTATAGCGCAACACTTCCTGAACCTGCATCACGTTAATGCCATACGTCTCGTTGTCCAGACGGAAGGTCACCCATTGCAGAACAGGATCTTCGGAACCCTGCGCAGACGTCATCTTCATAGTCCCACCTTCTCTAGTTACCGCTTTGGCGGTCGATTCTATCGTGGGGCCGCGCAAAGCACGGCCCCCTCGTTGGTTGTGTCAATGTGTTTTCGGCTTCGCCGCGTCGTGCATATGCTTGACCGCACCGCTGGCAATCAGCTCGGCCAGCGCAGTCACGTCGACCAGTGCGCACATGTGTTCGATCACCGTGCCGGCCAGCCAGGGGCGCTGATGACGCTGGGTGCGCCACTTCACCTCGCTAGGGTCCAGACGAATCGAGCGGCTCACCTGGTGCACCGCCAGCCCCCACTCGTAGCCCTGGACAGAGATCACGTACTGCAGGCCCTCACGAAAATCGTCGCGATAACGGTCCGGCATCACCCAACGCGCGGTATCCAGTACTTTGAGATTGCCCGCCTGGCTCGGCAGTATGCCAAGAAACCAGCTGGGCTGACCGAACAGTGGGGTCAGTTCCTGCCCTGCCAGCGGATAGATGGAACCCAGACACACCAGCGGTACCGCCAGCGTCAGGCCGGCGACATCGAACAGCAGGCACTCGAAGGGCTCATCACCCCAACCCGGATGTGCTTGTGCCGGAACCTCCAGCGGTTCGCTGGCAGGCGGCGGTGCCACCAGCACTTCTACGACCGGTTCGGGGGCCGCTGGCGCCGCTACTGCTTCGGCAACGACCAGGGTCGGAGCGACAGGAGCCGTCTCGGGGACGGCAACCGGCGGCGCGGACGGCACGATTTCCAGCCGCGGAGGTTGGCTTTGCCGGATATCGCGCAGCTGCTCCTCGAGCACCGCGGCCTTGAATTCATCCTGACTGACCGAATCCGCCAGCTCGATGGCAGCATCCTGCAGCAGCCCATCGAGATAGGACTGCAGCGCCTGCTGGGATCGGGTTTCGGTGAGAACGGTGCGGTTCATGGAGCGAACTCGTGATGAGAATCTGAACAGGCTATCGGCCATGTGCGCGACAAACTTGAGCCATCAGCCGCCGAGCGGCATGCCATTCATGCCACCTGCGGTGAGGCTTGCGACGCCAGCAGATGCTTGAGCAGCGCACGATAGGCAATCACCGCCCGGCTGGCCGGGTCGAACTGCGACGGCGTCAGGCCGGCGCGGCTGGCATCGCGCAGGCGAGTATCGACCGGGATGAAGGCCGGCCACAGGTGATCGGCATAACCGGCACGCAGCACCTTGAGCGTGTTCATCGACGCCTGGGTCCGGCGATCGAACAGCGTCGGCACGATGGTGTACGGCAGCGCCTGCTTGCGCGACCGGTTGATCATCGCCAGCGTACTGACCATCCGCTCCAGCCCCTTCATCGCCAGGAACTCGGTCTGTACCGGAATCACCAGCTGCTGGCTCGCCGCCAGGGCATTGACCATCAGCACGCCAAGCAGTGGCGGACTGTCGATGATCGCGTAATCGAAATCCTGCCAGAGCTGAGAAAGACTCTTGGCGATCACCAGCCCGAGACCGTTCTGCCCCGGGGACTGGCGCTCCAGTGTCGCCAGCACGGTGCTCGACGGCATCAGCGAGATGCGCTCGTGGCTCGTGGCCAGCAGTAACTGCCAGGGCAGCCCCTCCGGAACGGTCCCCTGATGCTGGAACAGGTCGAATACGCTGTGCTCCAGATTGTCGGGATCGTGACCGAAATAGCTGGTCATCGAACCATGCGGGTCCAGATCCAGCACCACGACCCGTTTACCGGAGTCCGCCAGCAGACCTGCCAGCGCGACCGACGTGGTGGTCTTGCCCACTCCACCCTTTTGATTGGCTACAGCCCAGACTCTCATTGCTTATCCACCCGGCGAATGGACCGGAACGGCTCCGCCTGAAAATGGCAGAGCGACGGTGTTTTGACGACTGCGCCCGGAAGCGCTTACATGGACCCGGCTGGTGCAGATTGTGTGCCAGCACGACGCAAGGCTTCGTTCGGCCGGGCGTTGCCGCTGCCTACGCCGGTCACACTGCGCCGCACATCGAGATTGCGCGACACTACCAGCACCACACGGCGATTCCGTGCCCGTCCCTCGGCAGTCGCATTGTCCGCCACAGGCTGAAACTCACCATACCCCACCGCGGCCAACCTGGACGGATTGACGCCCTGTGCCGCCAGCATTCGAACCACGCTGCCGGCACGCGCGGCAGACAGCTCCCAGTTGGTCGGAAACTTGTCGGTACTGATGGGCAGATTGTCGGTGAAGCCTTCGACGTGGACCGGGTTGTCGAACGGAGCCAGAATTCCGGCAACCTTGTCGATCAGCTGGAACGCCTGATCGTTGGGCAACGCATCGCCGCTGGGAAACAGCAGGCTGGAGCTGAGCTCTATCTCGATCCACAGCTCGTTGCCCCGAATCGTCAGCTGGTCATTGGCGATCAGCTCGCCGAATGTCTCACGCATGCTCTGTGCGATGCGCTCCAGCGGATCGAGCGTCGGCTCCCCGGAGCCGGGACCGGTGAGATCCTCGACCTGCGAAACGTCGGGCTCGGTGGTGCGCGGTCGCTCTTCACCGATGGGAATGGGCTTGACCGAACGGTCGACCTGGTTGAACACGCCGACCAGCGAATCGGAGAGGATCTTGTACTTGCCTTCGTTGATCGAGGAAATGGAATACATCACCACGAAAAAGGCGAACAGCAAGGTGATGAAGTCAGCATACGAGACCAGCCAACGTTCGTGGTTCTCGTGCTCTTCCGGCGCTCTGCGTCTGGCCATGGCGCTCAGTCCATGAAGCCTTGCAGCTTCATCTCGATGGAGCGCGGGTTCTCACCCTCGGCGATCGACAGGACCCCCTCCAGCAGCATCTCGCGGTAGGCCGTCTGCCGCTGGACGATGCTCTTGAGCTTATTGCCGACCGGCAACACCAGCAGGTTGGCAAAGGCGACGCCATAGATGGTGGCAACGAACGCCACGGCGATACCGCTGCCCAGCTGACTGGGATCGGCAAGGTTGCCCATCACATGGATCAGCCCCATCACCGCACCGATGATTCCGATGGTCGGCGAGTAGCCGCCCATGCTCTCGTAGACCTTGGCGGCGCGCAGGTCGCGGCCCTCCTGGGTATAGAGATCAACCTCGAGAATGCTGCGGATCACCTCCGGCTCGGCGCCGTCGACCAGCAGTTGCAGGCCTTTGCGCGCGTACGGATCGGGCTCGGTCTCGGCGACGGGCTCGAGGCCGAGCAGCCCCTCCTTGCGTGCCGTGTTGCTCCAGGTGGTCACCATGAGAATGCCGCGCGCCAGATCGATGCGCGGCGGAAAGAAGATCCAGCGACCGATGCTCATCGCCCGCATGAACACCGCGATCGGCGTCTGCAGCAACACCGCGCCCAGCGTACCGCCCAACACGATCAATGCTGCCGGTCCGTTGAGCAACGCCGAGATATGGCCGCCCTCGAGAAAGTTGCCCCCGACGATGGCGACGAACGCAAGCAACAGCCCGATAAGGCTGAGGACGTCCATCAGATGCAGGCCTCGGCCAGATTGCGGCCGATGTCATCCAGACCGTACACGGCGTCGCTGAGGTTGGCCTTCACCACCGCCATCGGCATGCCGTAGATCACGCAGCTGGCTTCATCCTGCGCCCACACCTGGCTGCCGCTCTGCTTGAGCAGACGCGCGCCTTCACGGCCATCGGAGCCCATGCCGGTCAGCACCACCGCCAGCACCTTGTCGTGGAACGACTTGGCCGCCGAGCCGAAGGTCACGTCGACACAGGGCTTGTAGTTCAGGCGATCATCGCCGGGCAGGATGCGCACGGCGCCGCGCCCGTCGATCATCATCTGTTTGCCGCCGGGTGCCAGCAATGCGAGCCCTGGGCGCAGCACATCGCCGTCCTCGGCCTCCTTGACGCGAATACGGCAGAGCTTGTCCAGGCGATCGGCGAAGGCCTTGGTGAAAGCCGCCGGCATGTGCTGGATCAGCACGATCGGCGCGGGAAAGTTGGCCGGCAGCTGGGTCAGCACACGCTGCAGCGCCACCGGGCCACCGGTGGAAGTACCGATCGCCACCAGCTTGTAGGCCTTGCGCTTGGGCGCGGGAGAGCGGCTGGCCGCAGGCGCAGGCGTTGCCGCTGCGCTGCCCGCACGAGGCGCAGTCGAAGCGGGCAGCGCCGAAGCCGTGCCACGCGGTGAAGTCGAAGGCGTAGCAACGCTCGAAGAGCAGAAGGTGCTGTAGCGACGGTTACTGCGCGAGACGGTATGCACCTTTTCGCACAGCAGCTGCTTGACCTTGTCCGGGTTGCGCGAGATGTCCTCGAAGTTCTTCGGCAGATAGTCCACCGCGCCGGCATCCAGCGCATCGAGGGTGACCCGCGCGCCTTCGTGCGTCAGCGAGGAAAACATCAGCACCGGCGTGGGACAGCGCTGCATGATCTGCCGGACCGCGGTGATGCCGTCCATCATCGGCATCTCGTAATCCATGGTGATGACGTCCGGCTTCA harbors:
- a CDS encoding rhodanese-like domain-containing protein; amino-acid sequence: MRRILVVLLVVVSFGAHAAEAPDNVDGAMTVNVFQAKRLHELGAVFIDVRADREWLWGHVEGAVHFDLASDFVSLAGPEWPRELPLVIYCDSEVCPRSAEAARMAVSWGYTRVFYFRSGYFAWQLHDFPQVTGEDRAAATLNAQAH
- a CDS encoding DUF2802 domain-containing protein, with amino-acid sequence MLIASLVASLVALAFCCLGLLGFCLWLLRRQRLLAEQQQQRDASRDKRIKELSSRLDAYLEGSLRMGDELRELSRTVAPLPDKLTQLEQRDPNNFALSQAAKLVGMGASIDDLTQSCGLSQSEAELMSKLHKARQKP
- a CDS encoding chemotaxis protein CheW; the protein is MKMTSAQGSEDPVLQWVTFRLDNETYGINVMQVQEVLRYTEIAPVPGAPSYVLGIINLRGNVVTVIDTRQRFGLEPAPVSDNTRIVIIEADRQVIGIMVDSVAEVVYLRQSEIETAPNVGNDESAKFIQGVCNKNGELLILVELDKMMSEEEWAELESI
- a CDS encoding CheW domain-containing protein, giving the protein MNRTVLTETRSQQALQSYLDGLLQDAAIELADSVSQDEFKAAVLEEQLRDIRQSQPPRLEIVPSAPPVAVPETAPVAPTLVVAEAVAAPAAPEPVVEVLVAPPPASEPLEVPAQAHPGWGDEPFECLLFDVAGLTLAVPLVCLGSIYPLAGQELTPLFGQPSWFLGILPSQAGNLKVLDTARWVMPDRYRDDFREGLQYVISVQGYEWGLAVHQVSRSIRLDPSEVKWRTQRHQRPWLAGTVIEHMCALVDVTALAELIASGAVKHMHDAAKPKTH
- a CDS encoding ParA family protein; this translates as MRVWAVANQKGGVGKTTTSVALAGLLADSGKRVVVLDLDPHGSMTSYFGHDPDNLEHSVFDLFQHQGTVPEGLPWQLLLATSHERISLMPSSTVLATLERQSPGQNGLGLVIAKSLSQLWQDFDYAIIDSPPLLGVLMVNALAASQQLVIPVQTEFLAMKGLERMVSTLAMINRSRKQALPYTIVPTLFDRRTQASMNTLKVLRAGYADHLWPAFIPVDTRLRDASRAGLTPSQFDPASRAVIAYRALLKHLLASQASPQVA
- the motD gene encoding flagellar motor protein MotD, which codes for MARRRAPEEHENHERWLVSYADFITLLFAFFVVMYSISSINEGKYKILSDSLVGVFNQVDRSVKPIPIGEERPRTTEPDVSQVEDLTGPGSGEPTLDPLERIAQSMRETFGELIANDQLTIRGNELWIEIELSSSLLFPSGDALPNDQAFQLIDKVAGILAPFDNPVHVEGFTDNLPISTDKFPTNWELSAARAGSVVRMLAAQGVNPSRLAAVGYGEFQPVADNATAEGRARNRRVVLVVSRNLDVRRSVTGVGSGNARPNEALRRAGTQSAPAGSM
- a CDS encoding flagellar motor protein, whose protein sequence is MDVLSLIGLLLAFVAIVGGNFLEGGHISALLNGPAALIVLGGTLGAVLLQTPIAVFMRAMSIGRWIFFPPRIDLARGILMVTTWSNTARKEGLLGLEPVAETEPDPYARKGLQLLVDGAEPEVIRSILEVDLYTQEGRDLRAAKVYESMGGYSPTIGIIGAVMGLIHVMGNLADPSQLGSGIAVAFVATIYGVAFANLLVLPVGNKLKSIVQRQTAYREMLLEGVLSIAEGENPRSIEMKLQGFMD
- a CDS encoding protein-glutamate methylesterase/protein-glutamine glutaminase, yielding MAVKVLVVDDSGFFRRRVSEILSSDPNIQVVGTATNGREAIDQVLALKPDVITMDYEMPMMDGITAVRQIMQRCPTPVLMFSSLTHEGARVTLDALDAGAVDYLPKNFEDISRNPDKVKQLLCEKVHTVSRSNRRYSTFCSSSVATPSTSPRGTASALPASTAPRAGSAAATPAPAASRSPAPKRKAYKLVAIGTSTGGPVALQRVLTQLPANFPAPIVLIQHMPAAFTKAFADRLDKLCRIRVKEAEDGDVLRPGLALLAPGGKQMMIDGRGAVRILPGDDRLNYKPCVDVTFGSAAKSFHDKVLAVVLTGMGSDGREGARLLKQSGSQVWAQDEASCVIYGMPMAVVKANLSDAVYGLDDIGRNLAEACI